The nucleotide sequence CGCACGGACATCGATACTCTGGAAATTAAGCGACAGTCGCTCACCCGTATAACCGACACGTTCTTTTTTGGCAATCTCCTGTTGTTCCTTGCTCAACGGACGGATTTCTATAGTAAAGATCCGATCGGATTGATAGGCAATGTGTTCAAAATCGCCTCCGTTACTGATCACCATATGGACATTGCCATTTTTTGGTAGCGTGTCAATGGTATGCACCGGTGTCGAGAAATCGGTAACATCCAGGCGACGAGTTAACGCGGAGGGGAGTCGGGCGCCTTGGAAATCCACGACAATGTCATTACCCTGTTGACGAACATCGACACCGATAGCGGTACTCGACAGCGTGACAATGACTCGCCCCTCCCCATTATTGCCCCGTCGGAAGTCTATATCTTCGACCGTCTGTACCGTAGTTCGCAAAGTGGATACACCACCGACCAGGCCTGGCAGCGATTTTGGTAATGAAGCAGCAGAGGATGGCTTTCCCACAGTTACCAAAAGACGATTACCGTCCACTTTCATTTCATGTGGGATAAGTTGCGAAAGATTGATAACCACACGAGCGCGACCATCGGCCTCCACTGCCACAACGCTTTGAACCACCCCTACTCCAATCTGTTGAAACCGGTGCGCAATCCCCAAATGGGTGTTTGGGAGATCGATGGCGATACGCGCTGGATTATCCGTAGTAAAACTCGCGGGCTCTGGAAGGGAGCTGGATAGGGCCAAAGTAATTTGGACTTGGTTACCAGGAAATGCGGAAAAGCTGATGTCTTGCAAGAGACGATCTTCCGCGTGGACTCCAATCAGCCCCAACCCCAAGACGAAACCCAATAACCACTGCGCCAAGACTCGGTATCTACTCTTTCCTGAATTTGTTTTTCTATCCAACGCGACAAGTTGCTGCATGATGGTACTAACCATGATGTGTGCCTTTTACAATTGCGTACTGTAACAACAGTTCGGTCCTGGTTATCGCCTTACTGCCACCTAATCAAGAAAACGTAATGGGAGTGAACAGTTACCGTTCATGATTCGTGACTCATACCCCCCAATCAACATCCCAACGAGAGGAAAATAAACAGTTACACGATGAATCAGACTGAAGATAACTATTCCGACAGAGTCAATGCGGCCTGGCGATTTTGCCAGCCATCTGCACCATCGGTAACGATCTCAGTAAGTGTCATGCGGTCTTCGGTAATCTGATCGATATGGCCATGGTTCTGCCCCATGAAATTACCCACCTGAACCAGAGACACCATGCCATCAGGATTCCGAACTACGCCCCAGCGCTTACCCTGCTGCTCCAAAGTACCAACCATACGCAGACTGTCCAGCGGGTAACCCTCGAGCGCCTCTCGATGCCGATTAAAATCGGGGTGGATGACAGAGGTAGGTTTGCTCGGTTCCTGCGGGGCTGCCGGTTGAGGTTCAACGATCGGCTCGAAGGGATTGCGCAGTTCGCCGGCTGCGTACAGAAAAGTCTCGTAGGGCCGAATCTCGGGCAGGGGTTCAACTCGTGGTCGAGGACGCGCCTTTACCTGGGCAATAAAGGCCTGAAGGTCGCTCGTATCCTCTCCACCACAACCAGTCAAAGCCATGGCCGCAACCAAAAGCATGCCGAGGTTGCGCCGTTGACGCAGGAATCGGGACCACCATGCGAAAATAGAGTAAATCTGTCGGTTCACTTGCCGGTTCCCTCGTCTTGGTAGTGATAGATCCTGGCAACCGCATCCATACTAAGCTTCCCTTTCTTATTCTTGTCATTCGTTGCTTCTGGGATAAGGGTAACGTCATGGAGCGTTACAATTCTGGGCAAGGCGGCGACACCGCTGACAAATTTCCCAAATTCGTGATAAGTTCCCGTAACTCTAATTTGGATGGGCAGGTTCTGGAATTCCTGAGACCCTGGATTTCCTGGTTTGAATAGCTCGAATTCGAGTCCAGCGGCCAAACCGGTTTGAGAAATATCTACCAAAAGCGCGTCTACCTCGGCCTTGCGTGGCAATTGGCGTAGCATAATGTTGAAGGATTGCCGCAAATCAGCCATCTGTTGGCGATAGATCTCAAGATTGACTGCTTCACCCTGAAGTTTCTCAAAAGTCTCGCGCAGGGTCTTTTCCTTGAGTTCGGCTGTATCCCATAGCTCAATTTCCGATTGAGTATCGACGTAATATCCAACCCCTAGCAAAACAACAACCGCAACGACGATTAAACCGATCCGAGCGGGGAGCGGCCAACTCCCGATGTTGTTGAAATCAAGACTATTAAGATCCTGAAGATTCATTTACCACCCTCCTTGTTATCCGCAGGGTTGGTTTGGCGTGCACGGAGGGTAAATTTACTAACCCGATCATTACCTTGCTGGGAGGTCTGAACTACATCCAGACTAGGGTCTGTCAACCACTTTGATGCCGTAATGTTGCGCATCATCGTAGAAACTCGTGCGTTAGACTGCGCACTACC is from Gammaproteobacteria bacterium and encodes:
- the pilO gene encoding Type IV pilus inner membrane component PilO produces the protein MNLQDLNSLDFNNIGSWPLPARIGLIVVAVVVLLGVGYYVDTQSEIELWDTAELKEKTLRETFEKLQGEAVNLEIYRQQMADLRQSFNIMLRQLPRKAEVDALLVDISQTGLAAGLEFELFKPGNPGSQEFQNLPIQIRVTGTYHEFGKFVSGVAALPRIVTLHDVTLIPEATNDKNKKGKLSMDAVARIYHYQDEGTGK
- the pilP gene encoding Type IV pilus inner membrane component PilP gives rise to the protein MNRQIYSIFAWWSRFLRQRRNLGMLLVAAMALTGCGGEDTSDLQAFIAQVKARPRPRVEPLPEIRPYETFLYAAGELRNPFEPIVEPQPAAPQEPSKPTSVIHPDFNRHREALEGYPLDSLRMVGTLEQQGKRWGVVRNPDGMVSLVQVGNFMGQNHGHIDQITEDRMTLTEIVTDGADGWQNRQAALTLSE